From a single Pirellulales bacterium genomic region:
- a CDS encoding SLC13 family permease: protein MTFDAYYSLGVLALAFYLLAASRLSADLVLIGGVVMLLAKGVLTTGEALTGLANEAVASVGVLFVVSAGVRDTGGVTWLAERLFGRPKSAQSAIWRLMIPTAGASAFMNNTPLVAMLIPAVNDWAKQCRIAVSKLMIPLSYAAILGGTCTLIGTSTNLVVNGLVISTAAKQTANNSPSEIANLRLPAEGLGMFDITWVGLPACIFGVTFVAIGSRWLLPDRKPPISNLDDPREYTVEMMVQPDSPLVGKSIEEAGLRSLPGVYLAEIDRIDEVLPAVSPNVRLRSGDRLVFVGIVESVVDLRKVRGLAPATDQVFKLNSPGSQRCLIEAVVSNSCPINGKTIREGQFRKVYDAAVIAVARNGERLHQKIGDIVLRPGDTLLLEGHPSFADRHRNSRDFFLVSRLENSQPPQHEKALIALLVLAGLVAVVATELLPVLSAALIAATLMLIFRCTSITEARRSIDWEVLLAIAASFAIGKALEKTGAADVIGGSMIGLAQGQAWPTLAVVYLATLLATEIITNNAAAALMFPMAMSTAASLNVSPMPFVIVVMMAASAGFATPIGYQTNLMVYGPGGYKFSDYVRLGVPLDILIWIVTVALTPIFFPF from the coding sequence ATGACTTTCGACGCCTATTATTCGCTCGGTGTATTGGCGCTGGCGTTCTACTTGCTCGCCGCCAGCCGTTTGAGCGCCGACTTGGTGTTGATCGGCGGCGTCGTGATGCTGCTGGCAAAAGGAGTGCTAACGACGGGCGAAGCTTTGACCGGACTGGCAAACGAAGCCGTCGCTAGTGTCGGTGTGCTGTTTGTGGTCAGTGCTGGCGTGCGCGACACGGGCGGTGTCACGTGGTTGGCCGAGCGATTGTTTGGCCGGCCTAAGTCGGCGCAATCAGCCATCTGGCGGCTGATGATTCCCACCGCCGGCGCCAGCGCGTTCATGAACAACACGCCGCTGGTGGCGATGCTCATACCGGCAGTCAACGATTGGGCGAAGCAATGCCGAATTGCCGTCAGCAAGCTGATGATTCCGCTGAGCTATGCGGCGATTCTCGGCGGCACTTGCACGCTCATTGGCACGAGTACGAACCTCGTCGTCAACGGGCTGGTGATTTCGACGGCTGCGAAGCAGACCGCGAACAATTCCCCATCTGAAATCGCAAATCTCCGATTGCCGGCGGAGGGCTTGGGAATGTTCGACATTACCTGGGTCGGCCTGCCAGCGTGTATTTTCGGCGTCACTTTCGTTGCTATTGGCAGCCGCTGGCTCTTGCCCGACCGCAAGCCGCCGATCAGCAACCTCGACGATCCACGCGAATACACCGTCGAAATGATGGTACAGCCCGATAGCCCGCTCGTAGGCAAATCGATCGAAGAAGCCGGCCTGCGTAGCTTGCCTGGAGTCTATCTGGCGGAAATCGACCGCATCGATGAAGTGCTTCCGGCGGTCTCGCCGAATGTACGACTCCGCTCCGGCGACCGGCTGGTATTTGTCGGCATCGTCGAATCGGTCGTCGATCTGCGGAAAGTCCGTGGCCTGGCTCCGGCCACCGATCAAGTGTTTAAACTCAACAGTCCTGGCTCACAGCGGTGCTTGATCGAAGCGGTCGTTTCAAACAGTTGCCCGATCAACGGCAAGACGATTCGCGAAGGGCAGTTTCGCAAAGTGTACGACGCCGCCGTGATTGCCGTGGCAAGAAACGGTGAGCGATTGCATCAAAAGATCGGCGATATCGTCCTGCGGCCGGGCGACACACTGCTGTTGGAAGGGCATCCTTCGTTTGCCGACCGGCATCGCAATTCGCGCGATTTTTTTCTGGTGAGCCGGCTCGAAAATTCGCAACCGCCCCAACATGAGAAAGCGCTCATCGCGCTATTGGTTTTGGCTGGGTTGGTCGCGGTGGTAGCGACAGAACTACTGCCCGTGCTGAGCGCGGCCTTGATTGCCGCCACCTTGATGCTGATCTTCCGCTGCACCAGCATCACCGAAGCGCGGCGAAGCATCGATTGGGAAGTGCTGTTGGCGATTGCCGCTTCGTTCGCCATCGGCAAAGCACTGGAAAAAACCGGTGCGGCAGATGTGATTGGTGGCAGTATGATTGGCTTGGCGCAAGGCCAAGCGTGGCCGACGCTGGCGGTGGTTTACCTTGCCACGCTATTGGCAACTGAGATAATCACCAACAATGCTGCGGCGGCGCTGATGTTTCCCATGGCCATGAGCACGGCCGCTTCGCTCAACGTCAGCCCGATGCCATTCGTGATCGTCGTGATGATGGCGGCTTCGGCCGGTTTCGCCACGCCGATCGGTTATCAAACGAATCTCATGGTCTACGGCCCAGGCGGATACAAATTCAGCGACTACGTGCGTTTGGGCGTGCCGCTCGACATTTTGATTTGGATCGTCACGGTGGCGTTGACGCCAATATTCTTTCCGTTTTGA